AAAAACCATCCGTGAAGCGCAAAAGAAAGAGTGAAGCGGCTCGAAAGAAGCGTCAGAGAGGTTACTGAAAGTGACCTCATTCCTATTCGCAAGTTAGGAGTAGGGGGGAGGCCCTTCAAAAGGGGCTTTTAACTTGTCGTTCCAGCTATTTAATTTTAATCAATGAGTTCAGAGGGGTGCTTATGTCTCTTGTTCAGCGCATTACATCGGATATGAAAGAGGCGTTGAAGAGCAAGGACCAGCTTCGTCTTAGCGTCCTCAGGATGGCAAAGGCCGCAGTTCAGAATTATGTGATCAGCAAGAGAACGTCGGGGCAAAGCCAGCCTGCAGATGATCTCAATGATGATGGCGTTATCACCGTCTTGTCATCGATGATTAAACAGCGTCAGGAATCGGTTGATATCTATAGAACACACGGCGATGAGAAAAAGGCCTCTCAGGAAGAGGCTGAAGTTGCGATATTGAGAGAATATATGCCATCACAGCTCGGAGATGATGAACTTAAGAAACTTGTCGAAGAGGCGATAGCTGAGGCTAATGCATCTTCGCCAAAGGAGATGGGGCTTGTGATGAAGGCGCTGATGCCCAAGGTTAAGGGTAAAGCAGATGGCAAAAGGGTGAGTGAGGCTGTGAAGAAGTACCTCGTTCAGAGGTAGATGGGTTTATTGTAGGGGCAGGTTTTAAACCTGCCCTAAAATAATGTGTGGGCGGGTTTGAAACCCGCCCCTACGAAAAATAGAACACTGCATTCATGATAAATAAACCTCTAATTGAAGAGATAAGAGAGAGAATTCCTATTTCCTCCTTTATCGGGGAGCGGGTTACCCTGAAAAAGGCAGGACGTAATTTTAAGGGACTCTGTCCCTTTCATTCTGAAAAGACCTCATCCTTTATAGTGAGCGACGAAAAACAGATATTCCACTGCTTCGGCTGCGGCGAAGGGGGCGATGTTTTCCGCTTTCTTATGAAGTTCGACAACATTTCCTTTATTGAAGCAGTAAAACAGTTAGCCTCGCTTGCCGGGATAACAATCCCTGAGGATAACAAATTTGCGCGCAGAGAGGACGCCGAGCTTGAAAAGAAAAGAGAGCTTTTCTTTCGCCTGAATAAGGTCGCGGCTGAGTTTTTTTCAAAAAATCTGGAGTCGGGAGAAAGTTCCGATAAAGTTCGAAAATATTTGAATGAAAGAGGCATAAAAACTGAATTTTTTAAGCAACTTTTGCTTGGAGCAACCGACAATAATTGGGAGGCATTGACAACTGAATTGAAGAGGATAAAGGCACCGCTTGATATGGCTGCAGAGTTAGGATTGATAAGGGTGAGAGCGAACGGGACATA
The nucleotide sequence above comes from bacterium. Encoded proteins:
- a CDS encoding GatB/YqeY domain-containing protein; translation: MSLVQRITSDMKEALKSKDQLRLSVLRMAKAAVQNYVISKRTSGQSQPADDLNDDGVITVLSSMIKQRQESVDIYRTHGDEKKASQEEAEVAILREYMPSQLGDDELKKLVEEAIAEANASSPKEMGLVMKALMPKVKGKADGKRVSEAVKKYLVQR